GGCATTGTACTGAATCATGACAGGGTACCGCCCGCTCTTAGAAATTTTTTGCTGGCGATAATCATCAGGTCAGTTTAGGATCGTGTAAGTAGCAAGTAGAAGCCGAGGTGGTTTCTACACCAAATCCTCTTTTCTTTAGTCGTTTCGTTTCTGACCCGGCTGTTCCCGCGAGGTGTTCCCGCGGCTATTTTTCTTCTCTCCCATCTCCCAATGGTGTTTTATGCGTTCGCGTAGGGGATTTACGTTAATCGAGTTGCTGGTCGTAATTGCCATCATTGCCATCCTGATCGGTCTGCTCCTCCCCGCGGTCCAGAAGGTACGCGAGGCCGCGTCCCGGATGAAGTGCCAGAACAACCTCAAGCAGCTCGGTCTGGCGCTGCACAACTTCCACGACTCCAACGGGAAGTTCCCGTCGGCCGCCGTACTTACGGTGGCCAAACCGGTGCCGTCCTCGAATGCTCCGGCCAACCACCACACGTGGCTGACGTACTTGCTGCCGTTCGTGGAACAGGACAACCTGTTCAAGCAAACGAACATCAACGCCGCCGCCTGGGGGCAAGGGATCGTCGGAAGCGATGTGTCGCTCTTGCGTTGTCCGTCGGACGCTGGTTATGGCAAAGCTGACGAAACGTGGGGCATCGCCGTTACTAACTACTCGGGTAGCGAAGGGTATCACTGGTGGCCGACCGCGGTTTTCAACCCGGGCACGGGTACGACGGGCGACTACTCGGGGCTGTTCGCGATCACCCGGACGTTCAAGTTTGCTGACGTCACCGACGGTACATCGAACGTCGTGGCCATCGCGGAAACCACGAGCTACGGCTTCAAGAACGGTCCGTTCAACGCTCAGGGCGGCGGCCTGATTCGCGCTCGCGGTGGCGAAGCGGTGTTCCGCTCGGCGTTTGTCTGGACCAGCATCTACGGGCAATCGACTCAGGCCCCGTACATGAAGCCGGACGGTTCTGGGCCGATGGTGCCCGAGCAGTCGGGCGGCCAGTGGTTCCGTGCCGGTCCGCACAGCTTCACACCGACTTATCTGACCGCGTGGGGCATTAACTGTGAGTGGCCGGGCGCGAGTTCGATGCACGGGAGTTCGGTCAATGTGGCTCGTGCGGACGGTTCGGTCGGCAATATCAGCACGAGCATGTCGTGGCCGATTTGGGTCGCGGTGAACGGTGTCGGTGACGGCTCTGTCGTTTCCAACTGATGTTCGTGCCAGTCTCTTCGCCCGAAGAGGTGAGTGACTTGGCTTGCAGGGCCGCGGACCGGGATTCACCTCCCGCGGACCTGCGGCCCATTCCATCGACACATGTTGAACTCTCTTTCGGGTCCGCTGCCAATTTTTCGGAGCGGACCCGTTCCATCGAATCGAGGCCAAACTCCGATGAAGAAGTTCTTTTCTCTCCTTGTTGCCGGTGCGTTCTTGGTGGCTGCCGGGTGCGAGGACAAGAAGTTCCCAAGCGGCGCCGTTGACACGTCCGACCCTAATAAGACGTTCGGAACGATGACTCCTCTGCAGAAAAGCTCGGACAACCCCACGGGTCTCAAAGGTATGCCGAAAGGTGGAAAAGGTCCGTGATTCTGTGGATTGCTGGGTTTACTAGAATTGAAATGAAGCACCGACCCGGGTGCTGGTGCCAGAACGTTCTGGCACCAGCACCCGGGTCGGTGCTTTAGTCGAGCGCGCCGGGCCACTTCCCGCGGTTGCCGCATTTACCCGTCTGCGGTAGCCTCAATACATCTGCTAAATTCCCGCCCCGGAGCATTTCCTCATGTTTCGCTATTTGGTCGCGCTGCCACCGCTTGCCGCAGTCGCGCTACTTTTCATAATTTCGCCCAACGGCGCACCCACCGTGGGCGCCCAACCCGCGAAAGAGAAGTCCGGGGACGCGGACGCGCTCGCTCAGGTGCAAACCGTCGAGAAGGGCTTGAAGGTCGATGTGTGGGCCGCGGCCCCGCTGATGATGAACCCCGTGAGCTTCTGTTTCGACGAGAAGGGGCGCGTGTTCGTTGCCGAGACGACGCGGTTCGAGCACGGTGTTCCCGACACGCGCGGGCACATGAACTGGCTCGACGAAGACCTCGCGAACCGCAGTATCAATGACTTGCTCGCGATGTACCAGAAGCACAACTTCAAGGGTTACGAGAAGTACGAGGACCAGGTGCGGGTCGTGTGGGACAGCACCGGGAGCGGTAAGGCGGACAAGAGCGAGGTGTTCTCGGGCGGCTACAACCGCCCGCAGGACGGACTCGCCGCGGGCGTGCTGGCTCGCAAGGGGCAAGTGTACTTCACCTGCATCCCCGACCTGTACGTTCTGAAGGACACGAAAGGCACGAATAAGGCCGACGAGAAGAAGTCACTGTTCACGGGATTCGGGCCGACGGTGCAGTTCCTCGGTCACGACCTGCACGGCCTCCGTATGGGGCCGGACGGCAAACTGTACTTCAGCGTCGGCGACCGCGGGTTCATGGTGACCACCAAGGAAGGAAAGAAGCTCGAGTACCCGAATACCGGCGCGGTGCT
The Gemmata palustris DNA segment above includes these coding regions:
- a CDS encoding DUF1559 domain-containing protein produces the protein MRSRRGFTLIELLVVIAIIAILIGLLLPAVQKVREAASRMKCQNNLKQLGLALHNFHDSNGKFPSAAVLTVAKPVPSSNAPANHHTWLTYLLPFVEQDNLFKQTNINAAAWGQGIVGSDVSLLRCPSDAGYGKADETWGIAVTNYSGSEGYHWWPTAVFNPGTGTTGDYSGLFAITRTFKFADVTDGTSNVVAIAETTSYGFKNGPFNAQGGGLIRARGGEAVFRSAFVWTSIYGQSTQAPYMKPDGSGPMVPEQSGGQWFRAGPHSFTPTYLTAWGINCEWPGASSMHGSSVNVARADGSVGNISTSMSWPIWVAVNGVGDGSVVSN